A single Actinomadura algeriensis DNA region contains:
- the fahA gene encoding fumarylacetoacetase → MTATTRIAIPDGSPFGLANLPYGVFSTPGTSPRVGVRVADSVVDLAAVLHDDVFANPTLNPFMAQGHARWVEVRERILDAVTGDVPSGAVHPVEAVDLHMPFDVGDYVDFYASEHHASNLGRLFRPDSEPLMPNWKHLPVGYHGRAGTVVPSGTPIVRPSGQRKAPDEDAPGFGPSRRLDIEAEVGFVVGTGSPLGTPVPVDEFAERVFGAVLVNDWSARDIQAWEYVPLGPFLGKSFATSVSPWVVPLLALEAARVATPPQDPEPLPYLREKNAWGLDLELSVEWNGQVVSRPPYREMYWSPAQMLAHMTVNGAASRTGDLFASGTVSGPAKDQRGAFIELTWGGREPLDVAGEPRAFLMDGDEVVLSATAPAADGTRLGFGEVRGRVLPAV, encoded by the coding sequence ATGACGGCCACGACGCGCATCGCGATCCCGGACGGCTCGCCGTTCGGGCTCGCCAACCTCCCGTACGGAGTGTTCTCCACGCCGGGGACGAGCCCCCGCGTCGGCGTCCGCGTCGCCGACTCCGTGGTCGACCTCGCCGCCGTCCTCCACGACGACGTGTTCGCGAACCCGACCCTGAACCCGTTCATGGCGCAGGGCCACGCCCGGTGGGTCGAGGTGCGCGAACGGATCCTCGACGCCGTCACCGGCGACGTCCCGTCCGGCGCCGTGCACCCGGTCGAGGCCGTCGACCTGCACATGCCGTTCGACGTGGGCGACTACGTCGACTTCTACGCGTCCGAGCACCACGCGTCGAACCTCGGGCGCCTGTTCCGTCCCGATTCCGAGCCGCTGATGCCGAACTGGAAGCACCTCCCGGTCGGCTACCACGGCCGCGCCGGGACGGTCGTCCCGTCCGGCACGCCGATCGTGCGGCCGTCCGGGCAGCGCAAGGCGCCGGACGAGGACGCCCCCGGGTTCGGCCCGTCGCGCCGCCTCGACATCGAGGCCGAGGTCGGGTTCGTCGTCGGCACCGGCTCGCCGCTCGGCACGCCCGTCCCGGTCGACGAGTTCGCCGAGCGGGTCTTCGGGGCCGTGCTGGTGAACGACTGGTCGGCGCGCGACATCCAGGCGTGGGAGTACGTCCCGCTCGGCCCGTTCCTGGGGAAGAGCTTCGCGACGTCCGTCTCGCCCTGGGTCGTCCCGCTCCTCGCCCTCGAAGCGGCCCGCGTCGCCACCCCGCCGCAGGACCCCGAGCCCCTCCCCTACCTGCGGGAGAAGAACGCCTGGGGCCTCGACCTCGAACTGTCGGTCGAGTGGAACGGGCAGGTCGTGTCGCGCCCGCCCTACCGCGAGATGTACTGGTCGCCCGCGCAGATGCTCGCCCACATGACGGTGAACGGCGCCGCGTCCCGGACCGGCGACCTGTTCGCCTCCGGCACCGTGTCCGGCCCGGCGAAGGACCAGCGCGGCGCGTTCATCGAGCTGACGTGGGGCGGGCGCGAGCCCCTCGACGTCGCGGGCGAGCCCCGCGCGTTCCTGATGGACGGCGACGAGGTCGTCCTGTCGGCGACGGCCCCGGCGGCGGACGGCACCCGCCTCGGCTTCGGCGAGGTTCGCGGGCGCGTCCTGCCTGCCGTCTGA
- a CDS encoding SigE family RNA polymerase sigma factor: MTDEEFEQLYLHRSKRLVGQLYLVTGDLHEAQDVVQEAFVRAWSRRRKLDRDGAPETWIRTTAWRLAISRWRRRRRALDAWTRLGGEPQRAAVQPGPETVALAQSLRRLPPRQRQAVFLFYLCDLSVAQIAAETGTSTGSVKTHLSRGRAALAPHLTAMEAADD, encoded by the coding sequence TTGACCGACGAGGAATTCGAGCAGCTCTACCTGCACCGCTCCAAGCGGCTGGTGGGGCAGCTGTACCTGGTGACCGGCGACCTGCACGAGGCCCAGGACGTGGTGCAGGAGGCGTTCGTCCGCGCCTGGAGCCGCCGCCGGAAGCTGGACCGCGACGGCGCCCCCGAGACGTGGATCCGCACGACCGCGTGGCGGCTCGCGATCAGCCGGTGGCGGCGGCGCAGGCGCGCCCTCGACGCGTGGACGCGGCTCGGCGGCGAGCCGCAGCGCGCGGCCGTCCAGCCCGGCCCGGAGACGGTGGCGCTCGCGCAGTCGCTGCGCAGGCTCCCGCCCCGGCAGCGCCAGGCGGTGTTCCTGTTCTACCTGTGCGATCTCTCGGTGGCGCAGATCGCGGCCGAGACCGGGACGTCCACGGGCAGCGTGAAGACCCACCTGTCGCGGGGACGCGCCGCGCTGGCCCCCCACCTGACCGCCATGGAGGCCGCGGATGACTGA
- a CDS encoding DUF2079 domain-containing protein gives MTAAAPARSAPRERTVAPAAPAAHRPPRALAGAFFAVYAAVSVSGYRAHGASSWDLGIFEQVVRSYAHLRAPVADLKGPGFVILGDHFSPVLALLGPVYRVLPSPVTLLVVQAALVAWSVLPVTRAATALAGRAAGPAVGAAYGLSWGLQRAVAFDFHEICFAVPLIAFSLEAVLARRWRAALLWALPLPLVKEDLGLTLAAIAVVVALRARSRASWWAAGVAAAGAGGCLLTIGLVIPAFNTGGEYAYWERLGGESDLWGTLVQDADTKIRTVLWILVPGTGLLALRSPLLLVLVPTLAWRFAAAELNYWGTDWHYSAILMPVVALALVDALARTRTSGPSWLRAYARRLPTAVLAASLALCTQLPVARLAHADAYRTSADARDARRALSVIPDGAEVEANVRPISRLTGRCRVFWYGDTQGVVPDYIAYHDPGASAVDMFRRARALHPDVEYGVASVAGGYWVLKRVS, from the coding sequence GTGACGGCCGCGGCGCCCGCGAGGAGCGCGCCGCGAGAACGGACGGTCGCGCCCGCCGCCCCGGCGGCGCACCGGCCGCCCCGCGCCCTGGCGGGGGCGTTCTTCGCCGTGTACGCGGCGGTGTCGGTCTCGGGGTACCGCGCGCACGGCGCCTCGTCGTGGGATCTCGGGATCTTCGAGCAGGTCGTCCGGTCCTACGCGCACCTGCGGGCCCCGGTCGCCGACCTCAAGGGGCCGGGGTTCGTCATCCTCGGCGACCACTTCAGCCCGGTCCTGGCGCTGCTCGGCCCGGTCTACCGCGTCCTCCCGTCACCGGTCACGCTGCTCGTCGTGCAGGCGGCGCTGGTCGCCTGGTCCGTCCTGCCCGTCACGCGCGCGGCGACGGCGCTGGCCGGACGCGCGGCGGGTCCGGCCGTCGGCGCGGCGTACGGGCTCTCGTGGGGTCTGCAGCGGGCGGTCGCGTTCGACTTCCACGAGATCTGCTTCGCCGTCCCGCTGATCGCCTTCTCGCTGGAGGCGGTCCTGGCCCGGCGGTGGCGGGCGGCCCTGCTCTGGGCGCTGCCGCTGCCGCTGGTCAAGGAGGACCTGGGGCTGACGCTGGCGGCCATCGCCGTCGTGGTCGCCCTGCGGGCCCGGTCGCGCGCCTCGTGGTGGGCGGCGGGCGTCGCGGCGGCGGGCGCCGGCGGCTGCCTGCTGACCATCGGGCTGGTCATCCCCGCGTTCAACACCGGCGGCGAGTACGCCTACTGGGAGCGGCTCGGCGGCGAGAGCGACCTGTGGGGCACGCTCGTCCAGGACGCCGACACCAAGATCCGCACCGTGTTGTGGATCCTCGTGCCCGGCACCGGCCTGCTCGCCCTGCGGTCGCCGCTGCTGCTCGTCCTCGTGCCGACGCTCGCGTGGCGGTTCGCGGCGGCGGAACTCAACTACTGGGGCACCGACTGGCACTACAGCGCGATCCTGATGCCCGTCGTCGCGCTGGCCCTCGTCGACGCGCTGGCGCGGACGCGCACGTCCGGGCCGTCCTGGCTGCGCGCCTACGCCCGCCGCCTCCCCACTGCGGTGCTCGCCGCCTCCCTCGCGCTGTGCACCCAGCTCCCGGTCGCGAGGCTCGCCCACGCCGACGCCTACCGGACGAGCGCGGACGCGCGCGACGCGCGGCGCGCGCTGTCGGTGATCCCCGACGGGGCCGAGGTGGAGGCGAACGTCCGGCCGATCTCCCGGCTGACCGGCCGCTGCCGGGTCTTCTGGTACGGCGACACCCAGGGCGTGGTCCCCGACTACATCGCCTACCACGACCCCGGCGCGTCGGCGGTCGACATGTTCCGCCGCGCGAGGGCCCTGCACCCGGACGTCGAGTACGGGGTGGCGTCGGTCGCGGGCGGGTACTGGGTGTTGAAGCGCGTCTCCTGA
- the fmdA gene encoding formamidase — protein MPDVVFSVDQARSMRDQEVPGHNRWHPDIPPAVTVRPGAEVRVESREWMDGQVVDSDSANDIRDLNLNVNHMLSGPIAVEGAEPGDLLIVDVLDIGPVPQETGPVAGQGWGYTGIFARDNGGGFLTDRFPDACKAIWDFHGQMATSRHIPGVTFTGITHPGLFGTAPTADMLGRWNAREQALIDTAPDRVPPLAMPPEPRDVLAGTLTGADLDRVGREGARTVPPRENGGNQDIKNFSRGSRVFMPVYVPGGLLSTGDLHFSQGDGEITFCGAIEMGGFVDLHIDLIKGGMEKYGVTTNPIFMPGNVEPRYEEYISFIGISVDHENDANAYLDATLAYRNAVLNGIEYLKTFGYTGEQAYLLLCAAPIEGRLSGVVDIPNACCSLYLPTAIFDFDVRPTADGPHRADRGQCAVTT, from the coding sequence ATGCCCGACGTCGTGTTCAGCGTCGATCAGGCGCGGTCGATGCGCGACCAGGAAGTTCCGGGACACAACCGCTGGCACCCCGACATCCCGCCCGCGGTCACCGTGCGTCCGGGCGCGGAGGTCCGCGTCGAGAGCCGCGAGTGGATGGACGGCCAGGTCGTCGACAGCGACTCGGCGAACGACATCCGCGACCTCAACCTCAACGTCAACCACATGCTGAGCGGCCCGATCGCGGTCGAGGGCGCCGAACCGGGCGACCTGCTGATCGTCGACGTGCTCGACATCGGCCCCGTCCCGCAGGAGACCGGGCCCGTCGCGGGGCAGGGGTGGGGGTACACCGGCATCTTCGCCAGGGACAACGGCGGCGGTTTCCTGACGGACCGGTTCCCCGACGCCTGCAAGGCCATCTGGGACTTCCACGGGCAGATGGCGACGTCACGCCACATTCCCGGCGTCACGTTCACCGGGATCACCCACCCCGGGCTGTTCGGTACCGCGCCGACCGCGGACATGCTGGGCCGCTGGAACGCGCGCGAGCAGGCCCTCATCGACACCGCACCGGACCGGGTGCCGCCGCTCGCCATGCCGCCCGAACCCCGGGACGTCCTCGCGGGCACCCTCACCGGCGCCGACCTCGACCGCGTCGGGCGGGAGGGCGCGCGGACCGTCCCGCCCCGGGAGAACGGCGGGAACCAGGACATCAAGAACTTCAGCCGGGGCTCGCGGGTGTTCATGCCCGTGTACGTCCCGGGCGGCCTGCTGTCCACCGGTGACCTGCACTTCAGCCAGGGCGACGGCGAGATCACCTTCTGCGGCGCGATCGAGATGGGCGGGTTCGTCGACCTGCACATCGACCTGATCAAGGGCGGCATGGAGAAGTACGGGGTCACGACCAACCCGATCTTCATGCCGGGCAACGTCGAGCCCCGCTACGAGGAGTACATCTCGTTCATCGGCATCTCCGTCGACCACGAGAACGACGCCAACGCCTACCTCGACGCCACGCTCGCCTACCGGAACGCCGTCCTGAACGGCATCGAGTACCTGAAGACGTTCGGGTACACCGGCGAGCAGGCGTACCTGCTGCTGTGCGCCGCGCCGATCGAGGGACGGCTCAGCGGCGTCGTCGACATCCCGAACGCCTGCTGCTCGCTGTACCTGCCGACGGCGATCTTCGACTTCGACGTCCGGCCCACGGCCGACGGGCCGCACCGCGCCGACCGGGGGCAGTGCGCCGTGACGACCTGA
- a CDS encoding FmdB family zinc ribbon protein: MAIYRYRCAECGTFDVSRLIGTAEPAESCAGCGGEAARVFTPPLLGRAPGAAARARDAAEASAHEPRIVRRKPREVRPPAPADPRHARLPRP; encoded by the coding sequence GTGGCGATTTACCGGTACCGCTGCGCGGAGTGCGGGACGTTCGACGTGTCCCGCCTGATCGGGACGGCCGAGCCCGCGGAATCCTGCGCGGGGTGCGGCGGCGAGGCGGCGCGCGTCTTCACGCCGCCGCTTCTCGGCCGCGCGCCCGGTGCGGCGGCGCGGGCGCGGGACGCCGCGGAGGCGAGCGCCCACGAGCCCCGGATCGTCCGGCGAAAGCCCCGGGAGGTGCGGCCTCCGGCGCCCGCCGACCCCCGGCACGCCCGGCTGCCGCGTCCCTGA
- a CDS encoding MFS transporter, translated as MGAVPASETGAANSLNTLMRALGTSVASAVAGVILAEMTVPMGPAQVPTENAFKTVMAVGAGAALVAFLIASLNPGRRPAAAEPAAPQAPVREKVLVNASQVGLDGTTPAPPAGRVQGESAGDFVFGGIPVTGHVRGAENAPVTGAAVTLISLDGRQVGQTCRSPSRVCRPRPAE; from the coding sequence ATGGGGGCGGTGCCCGCGTCCGAGACGGGCGCGGCCAACAGCCTCAACACGCTGATGCGGGCGCTCGGCACGTCGGTGGCCAGCGCGGTCGCCGGGGTGATCCTGGCCGAGATGACCGTGCCCATGGGCCCGGCGCAGGTGCCGACCGAGAACGCGTTCAAGACGGTCATGGCCGTCGGCGCGGGCGCCGCGCTGGTGGCCTTCCTGATCGCCTCGCTCAACCCCGGCCGCCGCCCGGCCGCCGCCGAGCCGGCCGCGCCGCAGGCGCCTGTTCGGGAGAAGGTGCTGGTCAACGCGTCGCAGGTCGGCCTGGACGGGACGACCCCGGCGCCCCCCGCCGGACGCGTCCAGGGGGAGAGCGCGGGCGACTTCGTTTTCGGCGGGATCCCGGTCACCGGGCACGTCCGCGGCGCGGAGAACGCGCCCGTGACCGGCGCCGCGGTGACGCTGATCTCGCTGGACGGACGGCAGGTGGGCCAGACCTGCCGTTCTCCGTCCCGCGTTTGCCGCCCTCGTCCGGCGGAATAG
- a CDS encoding alpha/beta hydrolase family protein, which produces MTTRVRALLLALLVLAGPPAPPPQASAAAPVRLPAPTGRFAVGTVAVHLVDRDRRDPWKPERARELMVSLWYPAGRGGSGPAPQMTPKAAAHFGSATGAGTINLGVPAGAADWGATVGAARTGAPLDRRAGRPPVVLYSPGLGDPRTWNTALVQDLASRGYAVVTIDHTYESSEVEFPGGRLATSTLLESPPPTTPGEIAALLKKAMAARVADTRFVLDRLPGLDRRHFGGALDLRRVGMAGHSAGGFAAAQVMHDDRRVRAGINMDGQMDFPDGSLSTVARDGLDRPLLFLRSDGNESVEPSWAEFRRHTRGWTASMLLRGSRHASFTDASAVLPALARRGVEPSGGLAAAIGTVAPERAIAFQRTRTAAFFDRWLRHEPS; this is translated from the coding sequence ATGACCACCCGCGTCCGGGCTCTCCTGCTCGCGCTGCTCGTCCTCGCCGGGCCGCCCGCCCCGCCGCCGCAGGCGTCCGCCGCCGCGCCCGTCCGGCTGCCCGCGCCGACCGGACGGTTCGCGGTGGGCACCGTCGCGGTGCACCTCGTCGACCGCGACCGCCGCGACCCGTGGAAGCCGGAGCGGGCACGGGAACTGATGGTGAGCCTGTGGTACCCGGCCGGGCGCGGCGGGTCCGGCCCGGCGCCGCAGATGACGCCGAAGGCCGCCGCGCACTTCGGGTCCGCGACCGGCGCGGGGACGATCAACCTCGGCGTCCCGGCCGGGGCGGCCGACTGGGGCGCGACGGTCGGCGCCGCCCGCACGGGCGCGCCCCTCGACCGGCGGGCCGGACGGCCGCCCGTCGTGCTCTACTCGCCGGGCCTCGGCGATCCGCGCACGTGGAACACCGCGCTCGTCCAGGACCTCGCGAGCCGGGGGTACGCGGTGGTGACGATCGACCACACCTACGAGTCGTCCGAGGTGGAGTTCCCCGGCGGGCGGCTCGCCACGAGCACGCTGCTGGAGTCGCCGCCGCCCACGACGCCCGGGGAGATCGCCGCGCTGCTGAAGAAGGCGATGGCCGCGCGGGTCGCCGACACCCGGTTCGTCCTGGACCGGCTTCCCGGCCTCGACCGGCGGCACTTCGGCGGAGCCCTCGACCTGCGGCGCGTCGGCATGGCCGGGCATTCGGCCGGAGGGTTCGCCGCCGCGCAGGTCATGCACGACGACCGCCGCGTCCGCGCGGGGATCAACATGGACGGCCAGATGGACTTCCCCGACGGCAGCCTGAGCACCGTCGCACGGGACGGCCTGGACCGTCCGCTGCTGTTCCTGCGGTCGGACGGCAACGAGTCGGTCGAACCGTCCTGGGCGGAGTTCCGGCGCCACACGCGCGGCTGGACGGCGAGCATGTTGCTGCGCGGGTCGCGGCACGCGTCGTTCACGGACGCGTCGGCGGTGCTGCCCGCGCTCGCCCGGCGGGGCGTCGAACCGTCCGGCGGGCTCGCCGCCGCGATCGGCACCGTCGCCCCGGAGCGGGCGATCGCCTTCCAGCGGACGCGCACCGCCGCGTTCTTCGACCGGTGGCTCCGTCACGAACCGTCCTGA
- a CDS encoding PPOX class F420-dependent oxidoreductase produces MPRIATAERVDRDALLEFLRPRHRGVLVTARSGGGPQMSPVSCGVDGEGRIVVSTYPGRAKARNARRDASVSICVLSDDWDGPYVQVDGRAEVLDMPEALDGLVEYYRCIAGEHPDWDDYRRAMARQNKSLIRITVERWGPIATGGFPPGFDAS; encoded by the coding sequence ATGCCACGTATCGCCACCGCCGAGCGCGTCGACCGTGACGCGCTGCTGGAGTTCCTGCGCCCCCGCCACCGGGGCGTGCTCGTCACCGCGCGGTCCGGCGGCGGCCCGCAGATGTCCCCGGTGAGCTGCGGTGTGGACGGCGAGGGGCGCATCGTCGTGTCGACGTACCCGGGCCGCGCGAAGGCGCGGAACGCCCGCCGCGACGCGTCCGTGTCGATCTGCGTGCTGTCCGACGACTGGGACGGCCCGTACGTGCAGGTGGACGGCCGCGCCGAGGTCCTCGACATGCCGGAGGCGCTCGACGGGCTCGTCGAGTACTACCGCTGCATCGCGGGGGAGCACCCCGACTGGGACGACTACCGCCGGGCGATGGCCCGGCAGAACAAGTCGCTGATCCGCATCACCGTCGAGAGGTGGGGGCCGATCGCGACCGGAGGTTTCCCGCCCGGTTTCGACGCGTCCTGA
- a CDS encoding glycoside hydrolase family protein has product MEFGIYPGGITGDDKGGLATGPADDPAEILAALRTLQAWGPFLVRGYCVFTDPGRPWTETPHDVEQYAGDGRRLDLVLQYQSESGDVPGYLEFVRDAVRRHGASIATLQITEEPNFTGNPTLDGHYPDVRRALVEGVVAARAEADRLGLPGLRVGFNTTPLFGPSAGFLAELTDLGGRPFLDALGYVGLDFFPDVFMPAPDPGAATAGLLAMHRDLMTAAGIAGAVPLHITENGWPTGPDRTPERQAEVLEAVLDAVTGTSGVGAYLHFALRDADSSEDGLFHRFGLLYDDYTPKPAFDVYRRFISGR; this is encoded by the coding sequence ATGGAGTTCGGCATCTATCCGGGCGGGATCACCGGCGACGACAAGGGCGGCCTCGCCACCGGCCCCGCCGACGACCCGGCCGAGATCCTCGCGGCGCTCCGGACGCTCCAGGCATGGGGTCCGTTCCTCGTCCGGGGCTACTGCGTCTTCACCGACCCCGGACGGCCCTGGACGGAAACCCCGCACGACGTCGAGCAGTACGCGGGGGACGGCCGCCGCCTCGACCTCGTCCTCCAGTACCAGTCGGAATCCGGCGATGTGCCGGGATACCTGGAGTTCGTCCGCGACGCGGTCCGCCGCCACGGCGCGTCGATCGCGACCCTGCAGATCACCGAGGAACCGAACTTCACCGGCAATCCCACCCTCGACGGCCACTACCCGGACGTCCGCCGCGCCCTCGTCGAGGGCGTCGTCGCCGCCCGCGCCGAAGCCGACCGCCTCGGCCTGCCCGGCCTGCGCGTCGGCTTCAACACGACGCCGCTGTTCGGCCCGTCCGCCGGCTTCCTCGCCGAGCTGACCGACCTCGGCGGACGCCCCTTCCTCGACGCGCTCGGCTACGTCGGCCTCGACTTCTTCCCCGACGTGTTCATGCCCGCCCCCGACCCCGGCGCGGCGACCGCCGGGCTGCTGGCGATGCACCGCGACCTGATGACGGCGGCCGGGATCGCGGGCGCCGTTCCCCTGCACATCACCGAGAACGGCTGGCCGACCGGCCCCGACCGCACCCCCGAGCGTCAGGCCGAAGTCCTCGAGGCCGTCCTCGACGCCGTCACCGGCACGAGCGGCGTCGGCGCCTACCTGCACTTCGCGTTGCGCGACGCCGACTCGTCCGAAGACGGCCTGTTCCACCGTTTCGGGCTGCTCTACGACGACTACACCCCGAAGCCCGCATTCGACGTCTACCGCCGCTTCATCTCCGGCCGGTGA
- a CDS encoding PadR family transcriptional regulator, with amino-acid sequence MARSVDNPLALAVLGLLLERPMHPYEMGVVLRERGTTVRTNRGSLYDVVGALERQGWARARETVQDGGRPARTVYELTGEGRDAFTRRLDELIRVPKQEYPVFLTAVAYLGALGPEGATAALTERAGRLRDDFARLDSGLAGADVPRLYVIEAEYARALVQAELAWVERVLTEIADGTLTWPHTEED; translated from the coding sequence ATGGCACGAAGTGTGGACAACCCGCTGGCCCTCGCGGTGCTGGGCCTGCTGCTGGAACGGCCGATGCACCCGTACGAGATGGGCGTCGTGCTGCGCGAGCGCGGCACGACCGTCCGGACGAACCGGGGCTCGCTGTACGACGTGGTCGGGGCGCTCGAACGGCAGGGGTGGGCCCGCGCCCGCGAGACCGTCCAGGACGGGGGCCGCCCCGCCCGGACCGTCTACGAGCTGACCGGCGAGGGCCGCGACGCCTTCACCCGGCGGCTCGACGAGCTGATCCGGGTGCCGAAGCAGGAGTATCCGGTCTTCCTCACGGCGGTGGCCTACCTCGGGGCGCTCGGCCCCGAGGGCGCCACCGCCGCGCTGACCGAACGGGCCGGACGGCTCCGCGACGACTTCGCCCGGCTCGACTCCGGACTGGCCGGGGCGGACGTGCCGCGCCTGTACGTCATCGAGGCCGAGTACGCGCGCGCGCTCGTCCAGGCCGAACTCGCCTGGGTCGAGCGGGTCCTCACGGAGATCGCCGACGGAACGCTCACCTGGCCCCACACCGAGGAGGACTGA